From the Rhodococcus sp. NBC_00297 genome, one window contains:
- a CDS encoding MFS transporter has protein sequence MSTAPPRANTPALLVLGATAFIYVTAETLPVGLLPEMSADLGVGESAIGLLLTFYAYAVAVITLPLMAAVKSWDRRKVVVITAGALAVSQLVSAVSVGYPMLVGARLICAATHGVFWAVVAPVAASLAAPGKRAKAIALVYAGTSLALVAGNPLTAALGQWTHWRVAAATLGVVALAITVALTRLLPALPVATPVATTATSRPGISRVLVLLCGITFLAALGHFAGYTYFALVVGEGIGTSGSVLSTMLFVYGLAGVAGIWLIGRTYDRGPWRSTIVVLTAITTALAALVLALSTGSGVLAIVAIALWGMAFTTIPVCIQSAVLHSAPAGAAADRASAIYVVTFQVAIATGALVGGGIVDTLSVTAVLIFAAVTMLLALLGVLAGRSAFTAPTAPVPVSAAASAP, from the coding sequence ATGTCCACGGCACCTCCGCGCGCGAACACGCCCGCTCTGCTCGTCCTCGGCGCGACCGCGTTCATCTACGTCACGGCGGAGACGCTGCCTGTGGGACTGCTCCCCGAGATGTCCGCCGACCTCGGTGTCGGCGAATCGGCCATCGGGCTGCTGCTGACCTTCTACGCGTACGCGGTCGCCGTGATCACGTTGCCGCTGATGGCGGCGGTGAAGTCGTGGGACCGTCGCAAGGTCGTCGTCATCACCGCCGGCGCACTCGCGGTGTCGCAACTCGTGTCGGCGGTGTCCGTCGGCTATCCGATGCTGGTCGGAGCACGACTGATCTGCGCGGCCACCCACGGTGTGTTCTGGGCCGTGGTGGCTCCGGTCGCGGCGTCACTCGCCGCACCGGGCAAGCGCGCGAAGGCGATCGCGCTCGTCTACGCCGGGACGTCGTTGGCACTCGTCGCGGGCAATCCGCTGACCGCCGCCCTCGGACAGTGGACGCACTGGCGCGTCGCCGCGGCGACGCTCGGCGTCGTCGCGCTGGCCATCACCGTCGCCCTCACCCGGTTGCTGCCCGCTCTCCCGGTCGCGACTCCGGTCGCCACCACGGCCACGTCGCGCCCCGGCATCAGCCGGGTGCTCGTCCTGCTGTGCGGCATCACGTTCCTCGCCGCGCTGGGCCACTTCGCCGGCTACACGTACTTCGCGCTCGTGGTCGGCGAGGGCATCGGCACATCCGGGAGCGTGCTCTCGACCATGCTGTTCGTCTACGGACTCGCCGGCGTCGCCGGCATCTGGCTCATCGGTCGCACGTACGACCGCGGTCCGTGGCGCTCGACGATCGTCGTCCTGACCGCCATCACCACGGCGCTCGCGGCGCTGGTCCTGGCGCTGTCCACCGGATCCGGCGTGCTGGCGATCGTCGCCATCGCTCTGTGGGGCATGGCCTTCACCACCATCCCGGTGTGCATCCAGTCCGCCGTCCTGCACTCGGCACCGGCCGGGGCCGCGGCGGACCGCGCGTCGGCGATCTACGTCGTGACCTTCCAGGTGGCCATTGCGACGGGTGCCCTGGTGGGCGGCGGCATCGTCGACACCCTGTCGGTGACGGCGGTGCTGATCTTCGCGGCCGTCACCATGCTGCTGGCACTGCTCGGGGTCCTCGCCGGGCGGTCGGCCTTCACGGCTCCGACGGCTCCCGTGCCGGTCTCTGCGGCCGCATCCGCTCCCTGA
- a CDS encoding LacI family DNA-binding transcriptional regulator has translation MTSHTRVTMADVAAAAGVSVMSVSYAYGRPERVSDETRAKVFDAAERLGYTGPHRGAQSLRSGRSNNLAVLLTEKLTYAFDDPQARRFLSGVADACLDTDTGLVILPNTRVARDVDRVRDAAVDGYVFWTTVTGDPLLDAAVATGRPVCVQGGPEHDGTTLVSIDDAAAAEAVALIALAGAARPLVLAFPADEHRERRLVHGPDPETIDFPVTRNRLRGYRAAAEALGLDWSAVPVAFGTGSFRSEGTRAIQDHLDALRPDTVLAMSDEVALGALSVVRDRGLQVPGDLAMVGWDDTEEAAGAGLTTVAQSLYEQGRSAARAVLAGEPVATPEWHVVRRTSTR, from the coding sequence ATGACCTCGCACACACGCGTCACCATGGCCGACGTCGCGGCGGCGGCCGGCGTCTCGGTCATGAGCGTGTCCTACGCGTACGGGCGGCCGGAGCGGGTCTCGGACGAGACGCGGGCGAAAGTGTTCGACGCCGCCGAGCGACTCGGCTACACCGGCCCGCACCGGGGCGCGCAGTCGCTGCGCAGCGGCCGCAGCAACAACCTCGCCGTGCTTCTGACGGAGAAGCTGACGTACGCGTTCGACGACCCGCAGGCCCGCCGGTTCCTGTCCGGAGTGGCCGACGCGTGCCTCGACACCGACACCGGCCTGGTGATCCTGCCGAACACGCGCGTCGCCCGCGACGTCGACCGGGTGCGCGACGCCGCCGTGGACGGGTACGTCTTCTGGACCACGGTCACCGGGGACCCACTGCTCGACGCGGCCGTCGCCACCGGGCGACCCGTGTGCGTGCAGGGCGGTCCGGAGCACGACGGCACGACGTTGGTCAGCATCGACGACGCCGCCGCGGCCGAGGCGGTCGCCCTGATCGCCCTCGCGGGTGCCGCGCGACCGCTGGTGCTCGCTTTTCCTGCCGACGAGCATCGGGAGCGGCGCCTCGTGCACGGACCGGATCCGGAGACGATCGACTTCCCGGTGACGAGGAACCGTCTGCGGGGCTACCGTGCGGCTGCCGAGGCGCTGGGGCTCGACTGGTCCGCGGTGCCCGTGGCGTTCGGCACCGGCAGCTTCCGCTCGGAGGGGACGCGCGCGATACAGGATCACCTGGACGCGCTGCGGCCGGACACGGTGCTGGCGATGAGTGACGAGGTGGCGCTCGGAGCATTGTCGGTGGTGCGGGACCGCGGCCTGCAGGTGCCGGGCGACCTGGCGATGGTCGGGTGGGACGACACCGAGGAAGCGGCGGGCGCAGGGCTGACGACGGTGGCCCAGTCGCTGTACGAGCAGGGGCGCAGCGCTGCGCGGGCCGTGCTCGCGGGTGAGCCGGTCGCGACACCGGAGTGGCACGTCGTGCGGCGGACCTCGACGAGGTGA
- a CDS encoding lysophospholipid acyltransferase family protein: MSGADHTDISPTDHRDPELQDQAERVAAAARLKMKDKRENASGGLSGLVASRAGDWDLTDQDVDSMRRQEKFWNPLVDKYFRMEIDGWETIPPPPVLLVGVHSGAPFVWDAWTVGAQWWRRFGPSRTLHGTAHDALMAFPLIGTVFRSMGVLPAAPDSMSTALAEGRDVIVWPGGEVDSLRPWSERDVATLGGRTGFIKLAIRCGVPVVPIATVGGADAMPVLVRGAKLSKMLGLDKIARLKVFPIAVSLPWIIAPAALPQIPLPAKIRTRFMPPVEVDHDLARVDDEEYVEAKYEEVRRSIQSGMDALATKRKFPLFR, from the coding sequence ATGAGTGGCGCCGATCACACAGACATTTCCCCTACCGACCATCGCGATCCCGAGCTGCAGGACCAGGCCGAGCGGGTCGCCGCCGCTGCCCGGCTGAAGATGAAGGACAAGCGCGAGAACGCGTCCGGTGGACTCAGTGGCCTGGTCGCCTCGCGCGCCGGCGACTGGGACCTCACGGACCAGGACGTCGACAGCATGCGGCGCCAGGAGAAGTTCTGGAACCCGCTCGTCGACAAGTACTTCCGCATGGAGATCGACGGGTGGGAGACCATCCCGCCGCCACCGGTGCTGCTGGTCGGCGTGCATTCGGGTGCACCGTTCGTGTGGGACGCCTGGACGGTGGGGGCGCAGTGGTGGCGACGGTTCGGCCCGTCACGCACGTTGCACGGCACCGCACACGACGCGCTGATGGCCTTCCCCCTCATCGGCACGGTGTTCCGGTCGATGGGTGTCCTGCCCGCTGCTCCCGACTCGATGTCCACGGCACTGGCCGAGGGGCGCGACGTCATCGTGTGGCCCGGAGGTGAGGTCGACTCGCTGCGACCGTGGAGCGAACGTGACGTCGCCACCCTCGGCGGGCGCACCGGCTTCATCAAGCTCGCCATCCGCTGCGGGGTGCCTGTCGTGCCGATCGCCACCGTCGGCGGCGCCGACGCCATGCCCGTGCTGGTCCGCGGTGCCAAGCTCTCGAAGATGCTGGGGCTGGACAAGATCGCACGACTCAAGGTGTTCCCCATCGCCGTGTCGCTGCCGTGGATCATCGCGCCGGCCGCACTTCCGCAGATCCCGCTGCCCGCCAAGATCCGGACCCGCTTCATGCCGCCCGTCGAGGTGGATCACGATCTCGCCCGCGTGGACGACGAGGAGTACGTGGAGGCCAAGTACGAGGAGGTGCGGCGCTCCATCCAGTCCGGCATGGACGCGCTCGCCACCAAGAGGAAGTTCCCGCTCTTCCGCTGA
- a CDS encoding MerR family transcriptional regulator — protein MSHSIAEASEQTGLTIDTLRYYERDGLLLRAVPRSSTGQRRYSDDDITWIVLITRLRATGMSIAEVRHYADLVRQGEGTEQQRLDALRAHRERVLAQLAEVTGHLRAIDHKIELYVDRLDLERTPAR, from the coding sequence GTGAGTCACAGCATCGCGGAGGCGTCCGAGCAGACCGGGCTGACCATCGACACGCTGCGGTACTACGAGCGTGACGGGTTGCTCCTGCGCGCGGTGCCGCGGTCGTCCACCGGACAGCGCCGCTACAGCGACGACGACATCACGTGGATCGTCCTCATCACCCGACTGCGCGCCACCGGGATGTCGATCGCGGAGGTGCGGCACTACGCCGACCTGGTGCGTCAGGGCGAGGGGACGGAGCAGCAGCGGCTCGACGCCCTCCGCGCGCATCGGGAACGGGTGCTGGCGCAGCTCGCCGAGGTGACCGGCCATCTGCGCGCGATCGACCACAAGATCGAGCTCTACGTCGACAGGCTTGACCTGGAGCGCACTCCAGCACGTTGA
- a CDS encoding aldo/keto reductase: MTLTSRTLGTQSPLTVSALGLGCMGMSEFYGDTDRASGIATIHRALELGVTFLDTADMYGPFVNEELVGEAIAGRRDQVVLATKFGNERLADGTRLGINGTPEYVRAACDASLSRLGVDHIDLYYQHRVDKSVPIEDTVGAMAELVQAGKVRHLGMSEASAATIRRAHAVHPITAVQTEYSLFTRDLEETVLPTLRELGIGLVPYSPLGRGLLTGAIAHESELAEKDSRRTAYFPRFQGEALEANLTLVARIREIADRLGCTPGQLALAWVLAQGEDVAPIPGTKRVRYLEENVAAADVAVTQEVLDELEAAVPASAVAGARYGDMSSIDE; encoded by the coding sequence ATGACGCTCACCTCACGCACCCTCGGTACGCAGTCCCCTCTCACCGTCTCCGCCCTCGGCCTCGGCTGCATGGGTATGTCCGAGTTCTACGGCGACACCGACCGCGCCTCCGGCATCGCCACCATCCACCGCGCTCTCGAACTCGGTGTGACCTTCCTCGACACGGCCGACATGTACGGCCCGTTCGTCAACGAGGAGCTGGTCGGCGAGGCCATCGCCGGCCGTCGGGACCAGGTGGTGCTCGCCACCAAGTTCGGCAACGAGCGACTCGCCGACGGCACCCGTCTCGGCATCAACGGCACCCCCGAGTACGTCCGCGCGGCCTGCGACGCGTCGTTGTCGCGGCTCGGTGTCGACCACATCGACCTGTACTACCAGCACCGCGTCGACAAGTCGGTCCCCATCGAGGACACGGTCGGCGCGATGGCGGAACTGGTGCAGGCGGGCAAGGTGCGCCATCTCGGGATGTCCGAGGCGTCGGCCGCGACCATCCGTCGGGCGCACGCAGTGCACCCGATCACGGCTGTGCAGACCGAGTACTCCCTGTTCACGCGGGATCTCGAGGAGACTGTGCTCCCGACGCTCCGTGAGCTCGGCATCGGGTTGGTCCCGTACTCGCCGCTCGGTCGCGGGCTGTTGACCGGCGCCATCGCGCACGAGTCGGAGTTGGCGGAGAAGGACTCGCGCCGCACCGCGTACTTCCCGCGGTTCCAGGGCGAGGCGCTCGAGGCGAACCTGACGCTCGTGGCGCGCATCCGTGAGATCGCGGACCGGTTGGGATGCACGCCCGGTCAGCTGGCTCTGGCGTGGGTGCTGGCGCAGGGCGAGGACGTCGCGCCGATCCCCGGAACCAAGCGCGTGCGCTACCTCGAGGAGAACGTGGCAGCGGCGGACGTCGCGGTGACGCAGGAGGTCCTCGACGAACTCGAGGCAGCGGTGCCCGCGTCGGCCGTGGCCGGAGCACGCTACGGAGACATGTCCAGCATCGACGAGTGA
- a CDS encoding giguanylate cyclase, whose protein sequence is MVSARDGRPGQAYSAPGAFTTAFSPGVGPRAEYPAPEPVRHDETGYDEPRYDDDDEPIGELEARYEWIVGLMSSFTDQRVVRWIIAFFTASMGVCATLEILYGFGGTTTFTVGVQIGCAAFAFAAALWWTVTSWPRLHTAFAFVVLSNLGILAANLSADMPPAYAVGKTTFFVVLGLFAGVFLDRWMLATHIAIAGVAVTSIIGYNMLFEDVPPLGALVVWAPVMSLVIAVPALLYTFVRAVRLDQS, encoded by the coding sequence ATGGTCAGTGCACGAGACGGACGACCGGGGCAGGCCTACAGCGCGCCGGGCGCCTTCACCACGGCCTTCAGTCCGGGCGTCGGACCCCGAGCCGAGTACCCGGCGCCGGAACCGGTGCGGCACGACGAGACCGGGTACGACGAACCCCGGTACGACGACGACGACGAGCCGATCGGCGAACTCGAGGCTCGCTACGAGTGGATCGTCGGCCTCATGTCGTCGTTCACCGATCAGCGCGTCGTGCGGTGGATCATCGCCTTCTTCACCGCGTCGATGGGCGTGTGCGCCACCCTCGAGATCCTGTACGGCTTCGGCGGCACCACCACGTTCACGGTGGGCGTGCAGATCGGCTGCGCGGCCTTCGCGTTCGCCGCCGCTCTCTGGTGGACGGTGACCTCGTGGCCGCGGCTGCACACCGCCTTCGCCTTCGTCGTCCTGTCCAACCTGGGCATCCTCGCCGCGAACCTGAGCGCCGACATGCCGCCCGCCTACGCCGTCGGGAAGACCACCTTCTTCGTGGTGCTCGGCCTGTTCGCCGGTGTCTTCCTCGACCGCTGGATGCTGGCCACTCACATCGCGATCGCCGGTGTCGCCGTCACGTCCATCATCGGCTACAACATGCTGTTCGAGGACGTCCCCCCGCTGGGCGCGCTGGTCGTGTGGGCACCGGTCATGTCACTGGTCATCGCCGTTCCCGCACTGCTCTACACGTTCGTGCGAGCAGTGCGGCTCGACCAGTCCTGA
- a CDS encoding TIGR03084 family metal-binding protein, with translation MAALEVLLQDLRAEGDALDALVADADDAAWRTDTPAAGWTVAHQIAHLHWTDHVAALTTAGASGDEDAEAAFDAVIADAMGSPDSFVDSAADALAGEQVSTLLSRWRLGRVQLLDVLTHVPDGVKIRWFGPPMSAMSMATARIMETWAHGQDVADALGVVREPTARLRHVAHIGVRTRDFAYAIRGLTPPSAPFRVVLTAPDGSEWSWGPEDAEQSVTGSAPDFCLLVTQRVHRDDTDLVAVGDDAATWLGLAQAFAGAPGGGRDVRVAS, from the coding sequence ATGGCTGCTCTCGAGGTGTTGCTGCAGGACCTGCGTGCGGAGGGCGACGCGCTGGACGCGCTGGTCGCCGATGCCGACGACGCCGCGTGGCGCACGGACACCCCGGCGGCCGGCTGGACGGTGGCGCATCAGATCGCTCACCTGCACTGGACCGACCACGTCGCCGCGCTGACGACGGCCGGCGCCTCCGGTGACGAGGACGCCGAAGCGGCCTTCGACGCGGTGATCGCCGACGCGATGGGCAGTCCGGACTCGTTCGTGGACTCCGCTGCCGACGCACTCGCCGGAGAGCAGGTCAGCACCCTGTTGTCGCGATGGCGGCTCGGCCGAGTGCAACTGCTCGACGTCCTGACACACGTGCCCGACGGCGTGAAGATCCGCTGGTTCGGCCCGCCGATGAGCGCGATGTCGATGGCCACCGCGCGCATCATGGAGACCTGGGCACACGGTCAGGACGTCGCGGACGCCCTCGGCGTGGTTCGCGAACCGACGGCTCGGCTGCGTCACGTCGCGCACATCGGCGTACGCACCCGCGACTTCGCCTACGCGATTCGCGGCCTGACGCCGCCGTCGGCACCGTTCCGCGTCGTGCTCACCGCTCCCGACGGGAGTGAGTGGTCGTGGGGGCCGGAGGACGCGGAGCAGAGTGTCACGGGTTCCGCTCCGGACTTCTGCCTGCTCGTCACGCAGCGCGTGCACCGTGACGACACCGACCTCGTGGCCGTCGGCGACGACGCGGCGACGTGGCTGGGTCTCGCGCAGGCGTTCGCGGGGGCTCCCGGCGGTGGCCGGGACGTGCGGGTGGCGTCGTGA
- a CDS encoding acyclic terpene utilization AtuA family protein gives MIRVGNCSGFYGDRASAMREMLDGGDLDVLTGDYLAELTMLILGRDRMKDPTRGYARTYLRQLEECLGTALDKGVTLVSNAGGLAPARLADEIRSLADRLGLTVSVAHVEGDDLHDRAEELGLGSPLTANAYLGAFGVAACLDAGAQVVVTGRVTDASVVVAPAISRFGWTRDHLDELAGAVVAGHIIECGTQATGGNYSFFGEIEDLRRPGFPLAEIRSDGSSVITKHENTGGAVTVGTVTAQLMYEITGPRYLGPDVTARLDTVRVSQDGPDRVLVTGARGEAPPPTLKVSRNTLGGFRNEMTFVLTGLDIEAKANLVRTQMTEALTPPPRDVDWTLARTDHPDADTEEAASAVLRVVVRDADPQRVGRVFSAAAVELALASYPGFCVTTPPGQGSPYGVFEAGFVDQAVPRHVAVLADGTRVDVAPPTVTRAVEADPSDAPAGRLPAEPTRTLPLGTVAAARSGDKGGNANVGVWVRGDAAWAWLRSTLTTELVTTLLPETAGLRVHRYEFPHLRAVNIVVDGILGEGVASGARFDPQAKGLGEWLRSRHVPIPESVLAESGLA, from the coding sequence ATGATCAGGGTCGGGAACTGCTCCGGCTTCTACGGTGACCGCGCGTCGGCCATGCGCGAGATGCTCGACGGCGGTGATCTCGACGTCCTCACGGGCGACTACCTGGCCGAGCTGACGATGCTCATTCTCGGACGCGACCGGATGAAGGATCCGACGCGCGGCTACGCCAGGACGTATCTGCGGCAGCTCGAGGAGTGCCTGGGCACTGCACTCGACAAGGGTGTCACCCTGGTCAGCAATGCCGGTGGGTTGGCGCCCGCACGACTGGCGGACGAGATCCGGTCCCTCGCCGACCGTCTCGGTCTGACCGTCTCGGTCGCCCACGTGGAGGGAGACGATCTGCACGACCGCGCCGAGGAACTGGGCCTCGGCTCCCCGCTGACCGCCAATGCCTATCTCGGCGCCTTCGGTGTCGCGGCGTGCCTGGACGCCGGGGCGCAGGTCGTGGTCACCGGACGCGTCACGGATGCGTCGGTGGTGGTGGCCCCGGCGATCTCCCGGTTCGGGTGGACCCGCGATCACCTCGACGAACTCGCGGGCGCCGTCGTCGCCGGTCACATCATCGAATGCGGAACCCAGGCGACCGGCGGGAACTACTCCTTCTTCGGTGAGATCGAGGATCTGCGTCGACCGGGGTTCCCCCTCGCGGAGATCCGGTCGGACGGGTCGTCGGTGATCACCAAGCACGAGAACACCGGCGGCGCCGTGACGGTCGGAACGGTGACGGCGCAGTTGATGTACGAGATCACCGGCCCGCGCTACCTCGGCCCGGACGTCACCGCGCGGCTCGACACGGTGCGGGTCTCGCAGGACGGACCCGACCGCGTGCTGGTCACGGGGGCTCGCGGCGAGGCGCCGCCGCCCACCCTCAAGGTCTCCCGGAACACGCTCGGCGGGTTCCGCAACGAGATGACCTTCGTGCTCACCGGGCTCGACATCGAGGCCAAGGCCAACCTGGTGCGCACCCAGATGACCGAGGCGCTGACGCCGCCGCCGCGCGACGTCGACTGGACTCTGGCGCGCACCGACCACCCTGACGCCGACACCGAGGAGGCCGCCAGTGCGGTGCTCCGTGTCGTCGTCCGCGACGCTGATCCGCAGCGTGTGGGTCGCGTGTTCAGCGCTGCCGCAGTGGAACTCGCGCTGGCGAGCTACCCCGGTTTCTGTGTGACGACGCCTCCGGGTCAGGGGTCGCCCTACGGCGTCTTCGAGGCCGGGTTCGTCGATCAGGCGGTGCCGCGGCACGTGGCGGTTCTCGCGGACGGCACGCGCGTCGACGTCGCACCGCCCACCGTCACCAGGGCTGTCGAGGCGGACCCGTCCGACGCGCCCGCAGGCCGCCTGCCGGCCGAACCGACACGCACGCTGCCGCTCGGCACGGTGGCGGCGGCGCGCAGCGGTGACAAGGGCGGCAACGCCAACGTCGGGGTCTGGGTGCGCGGCGACGCCGCGTGGGCCTGGCTCCGGTCGACTCTCACCACCGAGCTGGTGACGACGCTGCTCCCGGAGACGGCGGGCCTGCGCGTGCACCGGTACGAGTTCCCGCACCTGCGGGCCGTGAACATCGTCGTCGACGGGATTCTCGGAGAGGGCGTCGCATCCGGCGCTCGCTTCGATCCCCAGGCCAAGGGCCTGGGGGAGTGGCTGCGATCGCGGCACGTCCCGATACCCGAATCAGTACTCGCAGAAAGTGGACTCGCATGA
- a CDS encoding acyl-CoA dehydrogenase family protein has product MSTWGGPDRAQLRKTVRGFVDREVLPHLTEWERDGEIPRSLHRAAAEIGLLGAPFPEAVGGGGGSLVDATVICEEMHEAGASGGLFASLFTCGIALPHMVAAGNPDHLEKWVRPTLDGELIGSLAITEPGGGSDVGHLRTRAVRDGDHFVVNGAKTYITSGCRADFVVTAVRTGGDGAAGVSLLVVERGTPGFEVSRKLDKMGWRASDTAELSYTDVRVPVENLVGPENSGFAQIAQAFVSERAALAAQAYSSAQRCLDLTVAWTRDRSTFGKPLIARQAVQNTLSEMHRKIDVARTYTHALIDRHVEDGDDCIAEVCFAKNTAVEAGEWVASQAVQLFGGLGYMAESEVERQYRDMRIIGIGGGTTEILTSLAAKRLGYTA; this is encoded by the coding sequence ATGAGCACCTGGGGTGGCCCCGACCGAGCGCAACTCCGTAAGACGGTCCGGGGGTTCGTCGACCGCGAGGTGCTGCCGCACCTCACCGAGTGGGAGCGTGACGGCGAGATTCCCCGCAGTCTGCACCGCGCGGCGGCCGAGATCGGTCTGCTCGGGGCGCCGTTCCCCGAGGCGGTCGGCGGGGGCGGCGGCTCGCTGGTCGACGCCACGGTCATCTGCGAGGAGATGCACGAGGCGGGTGCGTCCGGCGGCCTGTTCGCGTCCTTGTTCACCTGTGGGATCGCGTTGCCGCACATGGTCGCTGCGGGCAACCCCGACCACCTCGAGAAGTGGGTCCGGCCCACGCTCGACGGCGAGCTGATCGGGTCGCTGGCCATCACCGAGCCCGGCGGCGGATCCGACGTGGGGCACCTGCGCACCCGAGCGGTGCGCGACGGGGACCACTTCGTCGTCAACGGCGCCAAGACCTACATCACCTCGGGGTGCCGGGCCGACTTCGTGGTCACCGCCGTCCGCACCGGTGGAGACGGCGCGGCCGGCGTCTCTCTGCTCGTCGTCGAGCGCGGCACACCGGGATTCGAGGTGTCCCGCAAGCTCGACAAGATGGGGTGGCGGGCCTCCGACACCGCCGAACTGTCGTACACCGACGTGCGCGTGCCCGTGGAGAACCTGGTGGGCCCGGAGAACTCCGGGTTCGCCCAGATCGCGCAGGCCTTCGTCTCCGAACGCGCTGCGCTGGCCGCGCAGGCCTACTCCTCGGCGCAGCGGTGCCTCGATCTGACGGTGGCGTGGACGCGGGACCGCTCGACGTTCGGCAAGCCGCTCATCGCCCGCCAGGCGGTGCAGAACACGCTCAGCGAGATGCACCGCAAGATCGACGTGGCCCGCACGTACACGCACGCACTGATCGATCGCCACGTCGAGGACGGCGACGACTGCATCGCCGAGGTGTGCTTCGCGAAGAACACCGCGGTCGAGGCCGGCGAATGGGTCGCCTCGCAGGCGGTACAGCTGTTCGGTGGACTCGGCTACATGGCCGAGAGCGAGGTCGAGCGTCAGTACCGCGACATGCGCATCATCGGCATCGGCGGCGGCACCACCGAGATCCTCACCTCGCTGGCCGCGAAGCGACTGGGGTACACCGCATGA
- a CDS encoding acyl-CoA carboxylase subunit beta encodes MTTLTSRLDSSGDAYVSAADTMIAKLAEVETEHAKALGGGGEKYVARHRSRGKMTPRERIEMLVDPDSPFLELCPLAAWGTDFPVGASVVVGIGVVSGVECLIVANDPTVRGGTSNPWTLRKTLRANDIAMQNRLPVISLVESGGADLPTQKEVFIPGGRIFRDLTRLSAAGIPTIALVFGNSTAGGAYIPGMSDHVVMIEERSKVFLAGPPLVKMATGEETDDESLGGARMHARTSGLADHLAVDEKDAIRIGRGIVKRLNWHKKGPAPRTEVLPPRYDEEELLGIVPADLKIPFDPRDVIARIVDDSDFDEFKPLYGSSLVTGWAELHGYPVGILANARGVLFSEESQKATQFIQLANRSNTPLLFLHNTTGYMVGKEYEEGGMIKHGSMMINAVSNSTVPHISVLLGASYGAGHYGMCGRAFDPRFLFAWPSAKSAVMGGAQLAGVISIVSRASAEARGQAFDEEADAGLRAMIEQQIEAESVPMFLSGRLYDDGVIDPRDTRTVVGMCLSAIASAPIEGTANFGVFRM; translated from the coding sequence ATGACGACTCTGACCTCCCGACTCGACAGCTCCGGTGACGCGTACGTCTCGGCCGCCGACACCATGATCGCCAAGCTCGCCGAGGTGGAGACCGAACACGCCAAGGCACTGGGCGGCGGGGGCGAGAAGTACGTCGCACGGCACCGCAGCCGCGGCAAGATGACCCCGCGCGAGCGCATCGAGATGCTCGTCGACCCGGATTCGCCGTTCCTCGAGCTGTGCCCGCTCGCGGCCTGGGGCACGGACTTCCCGGTCGGCGCCAGCGTGGTCGTCGGCATCGGTGTCGTCAGCGGCGTCGAGTGCCTGATCGTCGCCAACGACCCCACCGTGCGGGGCGGCACGAGCAATCCGTGGACCCTGCGGAAGACGCTGCGAGCGAACGACATCGCGATGCAGAACCGGCTGCCGGTCATCTCACTGGTCGAGTCCGGCGGTGCCGACCTCCCCACGCAGAAGGAGGTGTTCATCCCAGGTGGCCGCATCTTCCGTGATCTGACGCGCCTCTCCGCGGCCGGCATCCCCACCATCGCCCTCGTGTTCGGCAACTCCACCGCCGGCGGCGCCTACATCCCCGGCATGTCCGATCACGTCGTCATGATCGAGGAGCGGTCCAAGGTGTTCCTCGCCGGACCGCCGCTGGTGAAGATGGCCACCGGCGAGGAGACCGACGACGAATCGCTCGGCGGCGCCCGCATGCACGCCCGGACCTCCGGTCTCGCAGACCATCTCGCGGTGGACGAGAAGGACGCCATCCGCATCGGCCGCGGCATCGTGAAGCGGCTCAACTGGCACAAGAAGGGTCCGGCGCCGCGCACCGAGGTGCTCCCGCCCCGGTACGACGAGGAGGAACTGCTCGGTATCGTGCCGGCCGACCTCAAGATCCCGTTCGACCCCCGCGACGTCATCGCGCGCATCGTCGACGACAGCGACTTCGACGAGTTCAAGCCGCTCTACGGCTCGTCTCTGGTCACCGGATGGGCGGAACTGCACGGGTATCCGGTCGGCATCCTCGCCAACGCCCGCGGCGTCCTCTTCAGTGAGGAGTCGCAGAAGGCGACGCAGTTCATCCAACTGGCGAACCGTTCGAACACGCCACTGCTGTTCCTGCACAACACCACCGGCTACATGGTGGGCAAGGAGTACGAGGAGGGCGGGATGATCAAGCACGGGTCGATGATGATCAACGCCGTCTCGAACTCCACCGTCCCGCACATCTCGGTGCTGCTCGGTGCGTCGTACGGCGCCGGGCACTACGGCATGTGCGGTCGCGCCTTCGACCCGCGCTTCCTCTTCGCCTGGCCCAGCGCCAAGTCCGCGGTCATGGGCGGTGCCCAACTCGCGGGCGTCATCTCGATCGTCTCCCGCGCCTCCGCCGAGGCCCGCGGACAGGCGTTCGACGAGGAGGCCGACGCGGGTCTGCGCGCGATGATCGAGCAGCAGATCGAGGCCGAGTCGGTTCCCATGTTCCTCTCCGGACGCCTGTACGACGACGGCGTGATCGACCCCCGAGACACCCGCACGGTGGTGGGGATGTGCCTGTCGGCCATCGCCTCCGCCCCGATCGAGGGCACCGCCAACTTCGGTGTCTTCCGGATGTGA